The following coding sequences are from one Nicotiana tabacum cultivar K326 chromosome 1, ASM71507v2, whole genome shotgun sequence window:
- the LOC142162783 gene encoding uncharacterized protein LOC142162783, with the protein MAVTDQQDANFANTSVAIPPSTGIDPSDPLNLRPSDNPGAMHVSIPFDGIGYRSWTHSVLRRLSIKNKLGFVSGEYKQPNPQSPNYRQWERCGNMVTLWILNSLSKEIADSVEYVSDAVELWKELEDREQTNGARLYQVQKEIDDLSQ; encoded by the coding sequence ATGGCTGTCACTGATCAACAAGATGCGAATTTTGCTAATACGAGTGTCGCGATACCTCCGAGCACGGGAATTGATCCAAGTGATCCTCTGAATCTGCGCCCATCTGATAATCCTGGTGCAATGCATGTGTCTATCCCATTTGATGGGATAGGGTATAGATCCTGGACACATAGTGTTCTTCGTAGATTATCCATAAAGAACAAATTAGGCTTTGTCAGTGGGGAATACAAACAACCAAATCCACAATCCCCAAACTATAGGCAGTGGGAACGATGTGGCAACATGGTAACTTTGTGGATTCTAAACTCTCTTTCCAAAGAGATTGCGGATAGTGTGGAATATGTGAGTGATGCTGTTGAATTATGGAAGGAGCTGGAGGATCGCGAACAAACCAATGGAGCTAGATTGTATCAAGTTCAGAAAGAAATCGATGATCTCTCTCAATGA